Genomic segment of Dactylococcopsis salina PCC 8305:
CAATTACAAGAACAGCAAACTCGTTTACAAACATTGCAGCAAGAACTGGAAGACTTAACCCAGAAACAGATTCAACAGTTACAGGAAACTCAGCATACTGCTGAGACTAGATTAGCAGAAAGTCGGGAACAAGCCAACGCGATCGCGTCCGCATCGGAAGAATGGATACAACAGCAAACCCAACTCAGCCAACAGATCAATCAACTCCAAATCAGTTTAAACCCGCAACGCACCGAACAAGCACAACTCCAAGAACGAGAAACCCAACTCCAGCAGAAAATCGAAGAACAACAAACGACTCTTTCTACCATTACCCCTGAACTGGAAAGCAAACAGCAAACCTCCCAACACCTCGAACAAGAAGTGAACCAACTTCAGCAACAAGTCCAACAGTTAGCGCAGCGCTTGAGTAACGCAGAAGAGGAAAAGAAACTCCAACAAGCCACGCAAACCCGTCTCTTACAGGAACAACGAGACAAACAACGGAAGTTAGACAAACTTGAAGCCACCCAAGAAGCGGAACAACAAGCACAGGGGACGTATGCCACTAAAATCATTTTACAGGCAAACCTGCACGGTGTCTGTGGATTAGTCGCGCAACTGGGACAGGTTGAACCCCGCTATCAACTCGCTTTAGAAACCGCAGCCGGGGGAAGACTTGCTCACATTATAGTTGAAGATGACAGAGTGGGCGCACAAGCGATTCAACTCCTGAAAGAGAAACGGGGAGGACGAGCAACTTTTCTCCCGTTAAATAAAATTCAAAGGCAACGTCAAAACATGACCGCAGCGTTGCGTTACGCCAACGGGTTTATTGATTATGCTGTAAACTTAATCGAGTGCGAACCTCGCTATCAAGTTATCTTTGCATTTATCTTCGGAAACACGGCTGTCTTTGAAACTTTAGAGAAGGCACGTCCGCATCTGGGAAAAACTCGTATCGTTACCTTAGAGGGAGAAATTTTAGAAAGCAGTGGCGCGATGAGTGGGGGAAGTCGCAGCACTCGCTCTAGTCTTCATTTTGGCACAGCAACGGAGACAGAATCGGAGGAAATGCGAGAATTGAAAGCACGATTAGCGGAGATTGAGGATATCTTAGCAGTTTGTGAGCCAAAAATCCAAAACGCGATCGCGCAAAGTGAACATCTTACCCAACAACTCAACGAAACCCGTCAGCAATACCAAGAACAGCAATGGCATTATAACCAAACTCAGCAAGAAATCGATCGTCTCAGCAAACAGCAACAGCAACTCAGCCAACAACTGCGTCAGAATGAACAAGAGTTCATGGAACTACAGGGACGTTTAGAACTCCTTGCCAATAGCATTCCCCAACAAGAAACAGAATTAATCCAACTGCAAGCAGAATTAGCTGATCTCGAAGCCAGTCACAGCAACAGCCAATGGCAGGAGATACAACATATTATTAAACAACAGGAAGCGGAATTAAAGCAAGCAGAAACCGCCCTCAATGAAGCGAAACAGCAACAGCAGCAACGAGAAACCGAACAGCTACGCTTACAGGAAAAGATTACCACCTCTGAGCAGCGTTTGAGGGAGTATGATGGGAAAATCAGGGAGATTGAGGAACAGAAAGCAAGTATCAAGGTACAACAGGGAGCAATTGCGGATAAAATTGCGGAAACTGAGGGAATTATTGCTCAATTACAGGCAAAATTAGGTAAATTAAAAGAGGAGCGCGATCGCGCCGAGAAAACCCTCCGTTCCCATCAACGCCAACAAGACAAACAAACTTGGAAACAGCAAAAACTCCAAGAAACCCTCAGCGAACAACGGGAAAAACTGGCTACCCTGCGAAGCCAACACCAAGAAAAAGCCAATAGTCTTCCCCAACCCCTTCCAGAGATACCAGAGTTAGTCGCAGAAACCGACAGCGAAACCATCACCTTCGCCAACTACAGCGAACAACTCGCCCATCTCCAAGAGACACTGCGCCATAAGCAAAAACGCCTCCAGGACATGGAACCAGTGAATATGCTGGCGTTGGAGGAATACGAAAAAACCCAAGCGCGTCTGGATGAAATGACGGAAAAACTGAACACCTTAGAAGGGGAACGCAACGAACTCCTCCTTCGCATCGAAACTTTTACCACGCGACGCATTGAAGCCTTTAACGAAGCCTTTAACGCCGTCAACGAAAACTTCCAAACCATCTTCGCCACTCTTTCTCAGGGGGATGGTCATCTCCAACTAGATAAACCCGACGACATCAGCAACGCCAACTTAAATCTTATCGCGCACCCCAAAGGAAAACCTGTCCAACGGTTACATTCTATGTCTGGGGGAGAAAAATCATTAACCGCGCTGAGTTTTATTTTCGCCTTACAGCGCTATCGTCCATCTCCTTTCTATGCGTTTGATGAAGTGGATATGTTTTTAGATGGTGCGAACGTCCAACGCCTAGCGAATATGATTCAACAGCAAGCGCAACAAGCGCAGTTTATTGTGGTGAGTTTACGTCGCCCCATGATTGAAGCCTCCATGCGAACCATTGGCGTTACACAAGCCAGAGGCGCTTATACGCAAGTCTTAGGGATTAAACTCTAGAATTAGAATCTCACTATCTAAAAAACTATGTACAAAGAGGAAATTCAAAACTTAATAGACAAATTACCAGTTGAGGTAAATACTGAAATACAGCT
This window contains:
- the smc gene encoding chromosome segregation protein SMC; the encoded protein is MVHVKRLELSRFKSFGQTTQIPLLPGFTVVSGPNGSGKSNILDALLFALGLASSRGMRADRLPDLVNHNQNNGKGRAETTVKVTFELDDETEWSVARRLRVTKEGSYASTFYINDETCTQSKLHEQLRELRIYPEGYNVVLQGDVTRIISMNGRERREIIDELAGVAEFDRKIGKAKETLETVKEKEERCRILQQELIKTRDRAASERNKAEKYRQLKAEIQQKQQWETVLEWKAIQQQIDSLQGEITGNEETLAQLNQTIETTETQIQEATQKLDELNAQVKALGEDEQLEATSKLATQKAQQEQLQQRETELDQTLQETQTVQAETRNQLQEQQTRLQTLQQELEDLTQKQIQQLQETQHTAETRLAESREQANAIASASEEWIQQQTQLSQQINQLQISLNPQRTEQAQLQERETQLQQKIEEQQTTLSTITPELESKQQTSQHLEQEVNQLQQQVQQLAQRLSNAEEEKKLQQATQTRLLQEQRDKQRKLDKLEATQEAEQQAQGTYATKIILQANLHGVCGLVAQLGQVEPRYQLALETAAGGRLAHIIVEDDRVGAQAIQLLKEKRGGRATFLPLNKIQRQRQNMTAALRYANGFIDYAVNLIECEPRYQVIFAFIFGNTAVFETLEKARPHLGKTRIVTLEGEILESSGAMSGGSRSTRSSLHFGTATETESEEMRELKARLAEIEDILAVCEPKIQNAIAQSEHLTQQLNETRQQYQEQQWHYNQTQQEIDRLSKQQQQLSQQLRQNEQEFMELQGRLELLANSIPQQETELIQLQAELADLEASHSNSQWQEIQHIIKQQEAELKQAETALNEAKQQQQQRETEQLRLQEKITTSEQRLREYDGKIREIEEQKASIKVQQGAIADKIAETEGIIAQLQAKLGKLKEERDRAEKTLRSHQRQQDKQTWKQQKLQETLSEQREKLATLRSQHQEKANSLPQPLPEIPELVAETDSETITFANYSEQLAHLQETLRHKQKRLQDMEPVNMLALEEYEKTQARLDEMTEKLNTLEGERNELLLRIETFTTRRIEAFNEAFNAVNENFQTIFATLSQGDGHLQLDKPDDISNANLNLIAHPKGKPVQRLHSMSGGEKSLTALSFIFALQRYRPSPFYAFDEVDMFLDGANVQRLANMIQQQAQQAQFIVVSLRRPMIEASMRTIGVTQARGAYTQVLGIKL